A window from Thermodesulforhabdus norvegica encodes these proteins:
- a CDS encoding ABC transporter ATP-binding protein — MDLSCPLLCVRKLSICYGRRPVVTDVTFGVTERQIVAVVGPNGAGKTTILKAIAGLIRPIHGEIIFKGEHTESLSVQDMVRRGVVYVPEGMNVFPHMSVEENLEVGAYLHRRGLRERLKTVYEIFPELYSKRNRPAGALSGGEQRMLTVGRGLMARVTLLLLDDPFLGLSPRITHRLCDALHEMKRQGITLLIAGQHIKRLLTAADWGFLIEDGHITLSGSGSDLLQNDHLRQVLFGRVPLETIGIAGVYD, encoded by the coding sequence ATGGACCTGTCATGCCCGCTTCTCTGTGTAAGGAAACTGAGCATTTGCTACGGCCGCCGCCCCGTAGTAACGGACGTCACCTTCGGAGTTACGGAGCGGCAGATAGTTGCCGTAGTTGGTCCGAACGGTGCGGGCAAAACAACCATACTCAAAGCCATAGCGGGCCTTATCAGACCGATTCACGGCGAGATAATTTTCAAGGGAGAACACACAGAAAGCCTTTCCGTTCAGGACATGGTACGCCGTGGTGTTGTTTATGTGCCCGAGGGAATGAACGTATTCCCGCATATGTCGGTTGAGGAAAATCTCGAGGTCGGGGCCTATCTCCACCGCCGTGGCCTGAGAGAAAGGCTAAAGACGGTCTACGAGATTTTCCCCGAGTTGTACTCAAAAAGGAACAGGCCGGCCGGAGCTCTGAGCGGTGGCGAGCAGCGTATGCTGACGGTAGGCCGGGGCCTGATGGCTCGTGTCACCCTTCTGCTACTGGACGATCCCTTCCTGGGCCTCAGCCCCAGGATTACACATAGATTGTGTGATGCCCTCCACGAGATGAAACGGCAGGGTATTACCTTGCTCATCGCAGGACAGCACATCAAACGATTGCTCACGGCCGCAGACTGGGGTTTCCTCATAGAAGACGGCCACATTACCCTTTCCGGCTCCGGGTCGGACCTGCTGCAGAACGACCACTTAAGACAGGTCCTCTTTGGAAGAGTTCCTTTAGAAACCATTGGTATAGCGGGCGTGTATGATTAA